A stretch of Solea senegalensis isolate Sse05_10M linkage group LG10, IFAPA_SoseM_1, whole genome shotgun sequence DNA encodes these proteins:
- the parp12a gene encoding protein mono-ADP-ribosyltransferase PARP12 has product MNSSISAFITKTLCEHQGCLNASTLQKLVARRFPAAVDPDLLRSVFVDDSKTAIRPGKQAATRGLSVGPDSLVVAKTSLRLCQKKPGECPECDALHLCKFFVCGDCTFGNKCKNSHTLASAHNAQLLKRHGLQDLTEKQLFRLLLQNDPFLLPEICPHYNKGNGEHGTCRFTNTCTKLHTCQHFLQGDCKFGASCKRTHNIDAQGARIFRGLSQENMNNLPEIYRNKSIITGQSAAFVPPPPSKVRVPTQQSSSRDLGSPASSAGPSKPMTEADRSEICLFFIRGHCSFKDKCVRVHRNLPYSWQVLDTDGVTWKDLPNMEDIEKAYCDPANGTHCTAQQSVSGIFSFLRLQGSVPAGLDSVDFMTMKYKGSPVRRLSTASAVSKPPYFIHTTQWLWHWKDEGGKWQEFGQGQVDTAASVTSETLENIYLANRDAPLPFSAGSQQYVLHFNGGPGTPPMYQENLKYKTKREVRRRPCFVSEQDVKMKLDSVSSHSSGSSLADTVPSYWDKTALPELGYKLVPLSKSAKDYEMIVKLFNNTMPLRKVTSIQRIQNPSLWKVFQWQKEQMTGRNKGKPVNQQYLFHGTDESLVGAICEQNFDWRMCGVHGVAYGKGSYFAKDSSYSDNYAVAKKTLNKVMFVALVLVGEYCKGTSSLVRPPSKGTSGNLYDSCVNCERNPSIFVIFEKHQIYPEYLINYS; this is encoded by the exons ATGAATTCATCCATCTCTGCATTCATCACCAAAACCCTGTGCGAACACCAGGGTTGTTTGAACGCCAGTACTCTCCAGAAATTGGTCGCACGGCGTTTCCCTGCTGCTGTGGACCCAGATTTACTGCGGAGCGTCTTTGTGGACGACAGTAAAACAGCCATCAGGCCGGGAAAGCAGGCGGCGACCCGGGGTCTGAGTGTCGGCCCGGACAGCCTGGTGGTGGCTAAAACCAGTCTGCGCCTCTGTCAGAAGAAACCCGGAGAGTGTCCTGAGTGTGACGCCTTACACCTGTGCAAGTTCTTTGTCTGCGGCGACTGCACCTTCGG aaacaagTGTAAAAATTCCCATACTCTGGCTTCTGCACACAACGCACAGCTTTTAAAAAGACATGGTCTTCAAGATTTAACAGAAAAACAGCTCTTCCGGCTGTTGTTGCAGAATGATCCCTTTCTGCTTCCCGAG ATATGCCCGCATTACAATAAAGGCAACGGTGAGCATGGCACCTGCAGGTTCACCAACACCTGCACCAAGCTCCACACCTGCCAGCACTTTCTCCAGGGTGACTGTAAGTTTGGTGCTTCGTGTAAGAGAACTCATAACATCGACGCTCAAGGAGCGAGGATTTTCCGTGGCTTAAGTCAGGAGAACATGAACAACCTTCCTGAGATCTacagaaataaaagcattattACGGGTCAATCGGCAGCTTTTGTTCCTC CACCACCATCAAAGGTGAGGGTTCCCACTCAGCAGTCCTCATCCAGGGACCTTGGATCCCCCGCTAGTTCTGCAGGTCCATCTAAGCCCATGACTGAGGCTGACAGGAGTGAGATCTGTCTCTTCTTCATTCGTGGACACTGCAGCTTCAAAG ACAAATGTGTCCGTGTCCACCGGAACTTGCCGTACAGTTGGCAGGTTTTGGACACTGATGGTGTGACCTGGAAGGATTTGCCTAATATGGAGGATATTGAGAAGGCCTACTGTGACCCTGCGAATGGCACACACTGCACGGCTCAACAATCAGTCTCAGGGATTTTCAGTTTCCTCAGACTTCAAGG CTCCGTACCAGCTGGTTTGGATTCAGTCGACTTCATGACGATGAAGTATAAAGGGTCTCCAGTCCGTCGTCTGTCCACTGCCTCTGCTGTGTCAAAGCCTCCTTACTTCATTCATACAACTCAGTGGCTTTGGCACTGGAAGGATGAAGGTGGTAAATGGCAGGAGTTCGGGCAG GGGCAAGTAGACACAGCAGCGTCCGTCACCTCTGAAACTCTGGAGAACATATATCTGGCCAACAGAGATGCACCGCTGCCTTTTAGTGCTGGCAGCCAGCAGTATGTCCTCCACTTCAACGGTGGGCCAGGAACCCCCCCGATGTATCAAGAGAACCTGAAATACAAAACCAAGAGAGAGGTCCGACGAAGGCCTTGCTTTGTCTCCGAACAAGATGTGAAGATGAAGCTGGACAG TGTATCATCACACAGCTCCGGCTCCTCCCTGGCTGACACTGTCCCATCCTACTGGGACAAGACCGCGTTGCCTGAGCTTGGATACAAg CTTGTCCCACTCTCCAAATCTGCAAAGGACTATGAGATGATTGTGAAGTTATTTAATAACACTATGCCTCTGAGAAAGGTTACCAGCATCCAGAGGATTCAGAACCCCTCACTGTGGAAAGTCTTTCAATG GCAGAAGGAGCAGATGACAGGGAGAAATAAAGGAAAACCTGTCAATCAGCAGTATTTGTTCCACGGGACAGACGAGTCCCTGGTCGGTGCCATCTGTGAGCAGAACTTTGACTGGAGGATGTGTGGTGTCCACGGTGTGGCCTATGGCAAAG GGAGCTACTTTGCCAAAGATTCGTCCTACTCAGACAACTATGCAGTGgccaaaaaaaccctgaacaaGGTCATGTTTGTGGCTCTGGTCTTGGTGGGAGAGTACTGCAAGGGAACGAGCAGCTTGGTCAGACCCCCTTCAAAAGGAACCAGCGGAAACCTCTACGATAGTTGTGTGAACTGCGAACGCAACCCCAGCATCTTTGTTATCTTTGAAAAACATCAGATTTACCCGGAGTACCTTATCAACTACTCCTAA
- the tbxas1 gene encoding thromboxane-A synthase, which translates to MEAVVSLLNVFHSEDGGFPVTLGLFLIFLCLLYWYSVYPFSVLSRCGIKHPDTVPFFGNLFMFRQGFFGPISDLIRTHGRVCGYYLGRRPVVVIADPDMLQQVMVRDFSSFTNRMAFRFATKPISDCLLMLRNEHWKRVRSILTPSFSAAKMKEMVPLINTATDALMNNLDVYAESGEAFDIHKYFGWFTMDVIASVAFGTQVDSQKNQDDPFVRHAQMFFSFSFFRPLLLFFMAFPHIMAPLAGLLPNKRRDQMNHFFINTIQQIIKQREEQPPEQRRRDFLQLMLDARTSKETVSVEHFDTLNHTDDLSHRNQQARPSASDHSSPHAQGPHTRGPQRKMITEDEIVGQALVFLLAGYETSSNTLAFTCYLLALHPDCQHRLQEEVDEFFIKYESPDYANVQELKYLDMVICEALRLYPPGFRFAREIDHDCVVNGQFLPKGATLEIPAGFLHHDPEHWPEPERFIPERFTPEAKANRHPFVYLPFGAGPRNCVGMRLAQLEIKMALVRLFHKYNIVACTETKVPLELKSASTLGPKNGIFVKITRRDVDGN; encoded by the exons ATGGAGGCGGTCGTTAGCCTCCTAAATGTTTTCCACAGTGAGGACGGAGGATTTCCTGTGACACTCGGCCTCTTTCTCATCTTTCTATGTCTTCTCTACTG GTATTCAGTGTACCCGTTCTCAGTTCTCTCTCGATGTGGCATCAAACATCCAGACACAGTGCCTTTCTTTGGCAACCTATTCATGTTTCGCCAG GGTTTCTTTGGCCCGATATCTGATCTCATAAGGACTCATGGCAGGGTTTGTGg GTACTATTTGGGGCGCAGACCGGTGGTGGTGATAGCCGACCCTGACATGCTTCAACAAGTGATGGTCAGAGACTTTAGCAGTTTCACAAACAGAATG GCTTTTCGCTTTGCCACCAAACCCATCAGTGACTGTCTCCTCATGCTGAGGAATGAACACTGGAAAAGAGTGCGGAGCATCCTGACCCCGTCCTTCAGTGCTGCCAAGATGAAAGAG ATGGTTCCACTCATTAACACAGCCACTGATGCCCTAATGAACAACCTGGATGTATATGCGGAGTCTGGAGAGGCCTTTGACATCCACAA atattttgGCTGGTTCACCATGGACGTTATTGCCAGTGTGGCATTTGGAACGCAAGTGGACTCTCAGAAAAACCAAGACGATCCATTCGTCCGCCACGCTCAgatgttcttttctttctctttcttcaggccgttgttgctgtttttca TGGCTTTTCCTCACATCATGGCTCCACTTGCGGGACTCCTCCCCAATAAAAGACGGGACCAGATGAATCATTTCTTTATCAACACCATTCAGCAAATCATCAAGCAGAGAGAGGAACAGCCTCCGGAACAG AGACGCAGAGACTTCCTTCAGCTGATGCTGGACGCTCGCACCAGCaaagagactgtgtctgtggaaCATTTCGATACACTGAACCACACCGATGACCTCAGTCACAGGAACCAGCAAGCACGGCCGTCGGCCTCGGATCACAGCAGTCCTCACGCGCAGGGGCCGCACACCAGAGGGCCTCAGAGAAAGATGATAACCGAGGATGAGATTGTGGGTCAGGCTTTAGTCTTCCTCCTGGCAGGCTATGAAACCAGCAGCAACACGCTGGCTTTCACCTGCTACCTCCTGGCTCTGCACCCTGACTGTCAACACAGACTCCAGGAAGAAGTGGACGAGTTTTTCATTAAATAT GAGTCACCAGATTACGCAAATGTTCAGGAGCTGAAGTATCTGGACATGGTTATATGTGAGGCCTTGCGACTCTACCCTCCTGGATTCAG gtttGCACGAGAAATCGACCATGATTGTGTGGTGAATGGCCAGTTCCTCCCTAAAGGAGCCACGCTGGAGATCCCCGCGGGTTTTCTCCATCATGACCCAGAGCATTGGCCAGAACCTGAAAGGTTCATCCCTGAGAG ATTCACCCCTGAGGCCAAGGCCAATCGACATCCATTTGTGTACCTGCCGTTTGGGGCCGGACCCCGAAACTGTGTGGGGATGAGACTCGCTCAGCTGGAGATCAAAATGGCATTAGTTCGTCTGTTTCACAAATACAACATTGTGGCCTGCACTGAGACGAAG GTTCCTCTTGAGCTGAAGTCAGCAAGCACTCTGGGACCGAAAAACGGCATCTTTGTGAAAATCACGAGGAGAGACGTGGACGGCAATTAA
- the ccdc113 gene encoding coiled-coil domain-containing protein 113 has protein sequence MSCVYLATMEIPSIEEENGTKKEEKELLCKRVEDLKCSIAVLQAENDMFERFISRLDPHELVSQAGGGEGPGPAGASQQESGGLGWRRRSRPSISDRLPQLSFEQKLYVAQRELTETQQDHENLKQRYERIQDNYTASLKESEVRLAEIRKAKKEFERRLLKPTKDNRLEMKEPEMVLQCIIDKFKVTQVEKLNLKNQALKAQEKKLQQQLQRQKEMGKADYEAIFPEYGEQRTDKNLDELQVNSLKVQRVLTSHKDKLKSVTWESTELSSDITNRKQMLAKIEEEIRQAEEERLKAEALNQHLHRQMTDYQAPDVTEYMHVKDRHKKLRHRIHTWERKVGIAEMTLKSKQRVSLTPTNSAVARARSGNNHTPVKLPYITDHNTYSREAESERL, from the exons ATGAGTTGTGTGTACCTAGCAACCATGGAGATTCCGTCGATTGAAGAGGAAAATGGCacgaaaaaagaagaaaaagaacttCTGTGCAAACGCGTCGAGGACTTAAA GTGTTCCATTGCAGTCCTCCAGGCTGAGAATGACATGTTTGAACGTTTCATCAGTCGACTGGATCCTCACGAGCTGGTGTCTCAggctggtggtggtgagggCCCGGGGCCAGCAGGAGCCTCCCAGCAGGAGAGTGGG GGCTTAGGATGGAGGCGGAGGTCCCGTCCATCTATATCAGATCGACTCCCGCAGCTGAGCTTTGAACAGAAGCTCTATGTGGCACAGAGAGAACTGACGGAGACGCAGCAAGACCACGAAAATCTCAAACAGAGATATGAGAGAATCCAGGACAACTACACG GCTTCCTTGAAAGAGTCGGAGGTGCGTCTGGCAGAGATCAGGAAGGCCAAGAAAGAGTTTGAACGCAGACTGCTCAAACCAACCAAGGACAACAGACTGGAAATGAAAGAGCCAGAGATGGTGCTGCAGTGCATCATAGACAAGTTTAAG GTCACTCAGGTGGAGAAATTAAATCTGAAGAACCAGGCACTGAAGGCACAGGAGAAgaagctccagcagcagcttcaacGCCAAAAAGAAATGGGAAAAGCTGACTATGAG GCAATCTTCCCAGAGTACGGTGAGCAGAGGACTGACAAAAATCTGGATGAACTTCAAGTGAACAGCTTGAAAGTACAGCGCGTCCTCACCTCACACAAG gacAAGCTGAAGAGTGTGACATGGGAGTCTACAGAGTTGAGCAGTGACATCACCAACAGGAAGCAGATGCTGGCAAAAATTGAGGAGGAGATACGGCAGGCTGAGGAG GAGCGTTTAAAGGCAGAAGCCTTGAACCAACACCTGCACCGTCAGATGACAGACTATCAGGCTCCTGATGTGACTGAATATATGCATGTCAAAGACAGACACAAGAAGCTGCGGCACAGGATTCATACATGGGAAAGAAAGGTCGGGATTGCTGAG atgacCTTGAAGAGCAAACAGAGAGTTTCTCTTACTCCCACGAACAGCGCTGTAGCTCGAGCGAGGTCTGGGAACAACCACACACCAGTGAAGCTTCCATACATTACAGATcacaacacatacagtagagaGGCGGAGTCAGAGCGCCTGTAA